A stretch of Pygocentrus nattereri isolate fPygNat1 chromosome 8, fPygNat1.pri, whole genome shotgun sequence DNA encodes these proteins:
- the si:ch211-255i20.3 gene encoding transmembrane emp24 domain-containing protein 11 — MMNSRWTYFVIACFGSLASAMYFDLVQQKEKCIIEEIPEDTLVTGYFFLEHWDGKKQDNSPHLGLTVTVKDPNHEVLLMKRFGRYGKFTFTSHASGQHFICAKSNSTRFSVFAGERLKVHMDVQMGEHVIDPSAEKAKDTVKTMEYKIRHLIDQIRYISKQQDFQRDREETFRQMSEETNGNVLWWAIIQTLILLTVGVWQMRSLKNFLIEKKLV; from the exons ATGATGAATTCACGCTGGACTTACTTCGTGATTGCATGCTTTGGGAGTCTGGCATCTGCAATGTACTTTGATTTGGTGCAACAGAAGGAAAAGTGCATCATTGAGGAGATTCCAGAGGACACTCTTGTCACAG GTTATTTCTTTTTAGAGCACTGGGATGGAAAAAAGCAAGACAACTCTCCACACCTTGGCTTAACTGTCACTGTCAAAGACCCTAACCATGAG GTACTGCTGATGAAACGTTTTGGTAGATATGGAAAGTTTACTTTCACATCTCATGCATCTGGTCAGCATTTCATCTGTGCGAAGTCAAACTCTACCAGATTCTCTGTGTTTGCAGGTGAACGGCTG AAGGTGCACATGGATGTCCAGATGGGAGAGCATGTGATTGATCCCAGCGCTGAAAAGGCAAAAGACACAGTCAAGACAATGGAGTACAAAATAAGGCACCTCATTGACCAGATCCGATACATTAGCAAGCAGCAAGACTTCCAGAGG GACCGTGAGGAAACCTTTCGTCAGATGAGTGAAGAAACAAATGGAAACGTTTTGTGGTGGGCAATTATCCAGACCTTGATACTGCTCACCGTCGGAgtctggcaaatgagaagcttgAAAAACTTTCTAATCGAAAAGAAGTTGGTCTAA
- the spon2b gene encoding spondin-2b, with the protein MERMESVSQSHALQWFTLILTLLSGIGAMPVSVDSVCSATSTAKYSLTFTGKWSQTAFPKQYPVYRPPAQWSPLIGVTHSSDYHIWQKNEYASNGVREFSEKGEAWTLIKEVEAAGERIQSVYGLFSTPAVLGGTGQTTTEFEVYARHSFLSFIMRIVPSPDWFVGVDSLNLCEGDHWKENISLDLFPYDAGTDSGFTFSSPNFETIPQDKITQITSSFPSHPANSFFYPRLKHLPPIAKVTLTKVKTKQIFNLPIEPTQSNQIPTGNEIDESLINTPLDCEVSVWSPWGLCKGQCGEKGVRHRTRYIHLQPANNGAACPPLEEEKACVPDNCV; encoded by the exons ATGGAGAGGATGGAATCTGTAAGTCAGAGCCATGCACTGCAGTGGTTCACCCTAATACTGACCCTGCTGAGTGGAATCGGTGCCATGCCTGTGAGCGTGGACTCCGTTTGCTCGGCAACATCCACAGCCAAGTACAGCTTGACATTTACAGGCAAGTGGAGCCAGACTGCTTTCCCCAAGCAGTACCCCGTTTACAGGCCCCCTGCCCAGTGGTCTCCGCTCATTG GGGTAACGCACAGCTCAGACTATCACATCTGGCAAAAGAACGAGTACGCCAGTAACGGGGTGAGAGAGTTCTCGGAGAAAGGAGAGGCTTGGACTCTGATTAAGGAGGTGGAGGCAGCTGGAGAGCGCATCCAGAGTGTATATGGCCTCTTCTCTACACCAGCTGTGCTTGGAGGGACAGGCCAGACGACCACAGAGTTTGAGGTCTATGCAAGACACTCTTTT TTGTCCTTTATTATGCGGATTGTGCCAAGCCCTGACTGGTTTGTCGGTGTAGACAGTCTAAATCTGTGTGAAGGAGACCATTGGAAAGAAAACATAAGCCTTGACCTGTTTCCTTATGATGCTGGCACAGACAGCGGCTTCACTTTTTCTTCACCCAACTTTGAGACCATTCCCCAAGACAAAATCACACAG ATTACATCATCATTTCCAAGCCACCCAGCTAACTCTTTCTTCTACCCTCGACTGAAGCATCTGCCCCCAATAGCCAAGGTCACGCTCACCAAGGTCAAGACCAAGCAGATCTTTAATCTGCCCATTGAGCCAACGCAGTCCAACCAGATCCCCACCGGCAACGAAATAGACGAGTCTCTCATAA ATACTCCTCTTGACTGTGAGGTGTCCGTCTGGTCACCCTGGGGTCTGTGCAAAGGTCAGTGTGGTGAGAAGGGAGTGAGACATCGGACCCGATACATTCATTTACAGCCAGCAAACAACGGTGCAGCCTGCCCTCCACTGGAGGAGGAGAAAGCCTGTGTCCCTGACAACTGTGTGTGA